Genomic DNA from Lactuca sativa cultivar Salinas chromosome 8, Lsat_Salinas_v11, whole genome shotgun sequence:
ATATCACTTCCCTTAGTTTTTAGGTTTTTATTTCATGTTATGTACTTCtaatttgatgttttttttttttatttctagtAAATTGATTCAATAAATAAGCAACGACTTAAATTAAAATACAACTTTTGTTAAAATAAAATGTGAAATACATTTCTAAATTTTAAGCAAGATTGAATGGATTACAATTGATCTGATCAACTGAATCAAAACTCATCGATACCTGGGAACAACTTTCACAAACCATCTAACCGCATATGAAAATAACTTTCATCAACAATATCACTTATTTAACAAGTCAAGTACAACATAATATGATATCAGCATAGGAATGGACACTATGGTGCCAAAAATGACCCTGAAATATAACATGAAAAatacattagaaatcatccatAGCCAAAATAATGATACTGTTGCAATTAAATTAGAAAATCATCACTTGGTATAATCAATACTCTTAGCCAGAATAATGAGAAGGTTGTAAATATACGACTGTAATAACATTTCAAATAACTTTTAAAACAGAAACTAAACCAAAAAACTTACGCAGTGCTAAGCACGTTTGTGTGCAGTTCATATTCCTTGGCAAAGACGAATGACGCAATGGCTTGTGGTAGTGCAGCCTTTCAAGAAAAGTAACAGTAGAGACAAACAAGATTGTGAGGTTAGAACTtgacaaaatataaaaaaatatacttaTATTGTAAAGTATGATCCATTATGTTTGTGATAGTTTGAATGAATTTATATCAAAATGATTAAATAGTTACGTTCCTAgagtatatatgtatagatcttcAAGTTATGTTTACCTGAATAATTGCAATACAAAGGACATCACCTCGCAAACCCATAATAAGAGAACTAACAGCCATTGTTGCTGGTGCTACCACAAACCTCAGTAGCATCCCAAATGCAGTTAGAGTCGCACCACAATCAATTATCTTGGGTTGTAATGCCATGAACAGTCCTGCATCATTGTCCAAATTTAGCAACTCCTTTTTTTTAGACTATTTCATTACTTTCATATAAGTTCATGTACTAGAGGATGTGCCACAAGCATATGCAGAAGTAACGGGATTAAAAATTCTCACCCATGCAAAACATGGCAACACCTGAACCAGCTCTTGACATGATCAGCACCGATCCTTCGACAATAGTTGGCATTTTCAAATCCCACCTGCAGATCGTCATCATAAATGCAAACGATATAGATTATATAAGAAACAAATCAATATGCATGTTTGATGTgccatataaataatgatttgtGCCTAACCAATTGTCCGTATATATATCATGCATACAAAACAACTCACCTGTTCGATACAAGTGCCCATGCAAGCCCAAGGATGCATGCATACGCATTAGGGTTCTTAGCAAGCTTTAGCCCTACAATCTTCATTAAAATCAAAAGCGATGGCCTTGTAGTTAACGCATCCTCCTCGGTATGGCCTTCAAGATCTGTTGTTGAGTCATTCGGCATGACTGCCAAATTCAACGATTTCTTTACACTTTGGAACTCGTACATCATCAGTAGGATTATTATCCAAACCGTAAATTGCAAAATCGAGGATTGGATGACAAGGTTTTCTCCAAAAGGCCCATACATTGCTCCAATAAGGGGAACGCCTACAACAAGTGTGTTATTCAAGGTAGACAAAGAGAAGCTTGTGATTGACCAGGGATAGTTTCCTTTTGTAGAAAGCTTTGCCCATAATGATATTGCTATGATGATGACAGCTTTGGAGATGGCATCTGCCCCTAGAAAACGAAAGTTCATTTTATAGGGATTTACTCGGGTTGTGAAGTCGAATGTGAAGAGAGGCATAATGAAGTAGCAATTGAGCTGGTTTATGGCATCGCAATGGTCTGGTTTGAACATGTGCCACCACTTCACCGAACCATACCCTAAGATTAGTGCTACGTATAGCGGAAACATTGACGCTAATACCTTGTAGATGTCCTCCCACCCTATCATTTTTAGCGTGTGTGTGGGTTGTTTCTATTTTGTTTTTAGAATTGTTTGAACTGAGGAATAAATATACGTTAATTTGTTTATATATAGTGCTGGTAGAGATGACAAAGAATACACTAACTAAGTTGGATGGAAGGAAAGAACGGAGGAGTTTTAGTACGTAGCATCTTTATGCAACTCCACTAATTAAGTTTATTTTTTCCCAAACCTTTGCTGGTTTTAGATTCCTTATATCTGTGGGTGGATTGAAGATGTTTTTCCCACTACAAGAAAAGCTTTCCAATTTTTTCTTTCCCTCTGTGTTTATGATGCTTAAAACTTTCTGTGATATAATGATGGTATTAAAACTCATAAAGGTTCATTTCACTCGAATCAAGCTTTTCCTACAAAATATTATTCTAAATTTAGTGCAGGTCTTGAGAATACTTCTAAACCCAAGAAGGCCGCCAACGAGAATGAATCAAGTACTTATGCTCAACTAACCATGAAACAACCTGGAGGATGTTTGGGGTCGTAGATAATATCGGTTTGCAAAACAGTGTTGAGCTAGTGGCCAATTTTCAATATTGCACATGCACATCTCAACCCAAAAGTCCTAAACACTACCCTATTGATTATTATAACATAAATTGAAGCTTTATTCCCGTTCAAGTGCAAATGTGCACAACTATTTCTATATTGGAAGAAAGCGAATCGTATATTCGTTTAGTGCTTGGGGATCGTGGGCGCCTTCCTAATTTCAAAAACCAACAACCGTTGATTCAAGGTAGGTTTCCTCTTTCCTCTTTTTCTCTTATTATATCAGCTAGGAGACAAAAAATTTATAGATATCGTCATACATATGATGATGTTTCTTGTCGATGTCTAGCCAATAAGCAAAATTTTTAGTGTGTTAGAAATAATTTAAAGTCCTTTGTCGATTAGAGGAAAATCAAATAACGCCGAATGTTATTTCTCAGAACGAGTCCAACAACATCTTACAAAGTTTTTGAATTTTGCACTTCTTCACTAGTGCTAGAAATTATGTCCTTAGGCCTTTGATAGTCCATATTTTGCACTTCACTAGTGCTAGAACGAGTCCAACAACACCCAACAATATAAAATTATGTCCCTCTGCGATTtcctagatatgttcgttttttGGTTTCATAATACAAGTACATTATTATcttagattaaaaataaaatatggaCTATCAAAGAGTTGTATTgactaaattttttttaattgaaattGAACAAACTAAAATCAATTTAATCGCATGTTATTCAGATTtaaattttaatcaaacaatgatGGCGGTCGAGAAGGTGGAAGAGGTGGTGAGGGAGGAAATGGTGGTACGGGAGACGGTCGAGGTGGTGGAGGGGAGTAAAATCGCAGAGGCATGGGagttgaggtggtggaggagacTACAACATTTAACAAAGGCAGGACATCTAATCACATTGCATCGTATCTTCTTCGACATAAACATCTTACATTATTTAGTTGAACAAAATGAAATTCAATTTAATCATATGTTATTCTTATTTAACTTTTAACCAAATCAATTAAACCTATTAAATTGTATTTGACTTTGTTATGTTTCAGTTAATAGTTTTAAAGTTAATACAATTTATTGATTttccaaattttatttttaattgaataTAACAACGTACTTATATTATAAAACCAAAATgaaaacatatttttagatttaacTCAAAACGGCATaattataataacatatcatatattttttagaaaaccaaatctatactaataaataaaactcattttctgccacatgtcatgtccttattgatttggacacatggcattttaatagatttttagaatttatttaattacacatgtaattttctgatttgttcacatatcataacttatttcggttataatattgagagaaataaatgcttccttgaaaaaaaattgatatatttataatgtaataaatgtcataattaatgaaagctctaaaattgatattgatattaactttaatatttaaatattgatattaaatttttatttttaataaacccgtgtattacacgggtcttacacctagtatgTTTATATAAgaaagacaaaattacataagtGATCTATATAGTTTATCAAATATCACAACTTTTGGTAATTTTTTTACGAACATAGTCATTGTTGTTTCTAAAACTTGTGCAGTTGGTCATTGTGGTTTTTAAATCTTGCATGGTTGGTCATTGAGCCACTTGAAATGACATTTttgccttttttttttaatttcttttaaacaaaactgcaaaattggtccctgtggtatgtatttttttccgAGGTTTTGTTCAAACCTCGACTTTTTTTGGTTTCGTGGTTCTTTTGAGCTAGTTTTGTTGTGGATTTGGTCACTCAGTAAACTGATATGATCGTAATACCCTTGGGATATttagttttcatttttctttcatttttctaaaatactttataattaaaatatataaatggccacctctctctctctctctctctctctctctctctctatatatatatatatatatatatatatatatatatatatatatatatatatatatatatatatatatatatatatatatatcgttacaTGATTCATCAGTGGAAGAAATAGGGCTCcactattcatcatcttctttatGAATCACCCATCACCATTTCTCCCTCTCCACAACTTGCacctaaaaataaaaacatatgaacaTCATCTTCGTTGGGAGGTAAACGGGATTGTGTGAGAAATCGATCATAGAGAGGGATAGAAATGGGTCAAGAAAAGAAAAGGGATGCAAAGGAAGAATCGATTCACTGTTTCTCTTCCACCATCATCACCATTCATCTCATCCCTTCTTTATCTTCATTGATGATTACATCTCGTCCCTCCTTTATCTTCATCATCGACCTACATCTTCTTCATCCTCCTTCACCACCATCCACCCATGTCATCTAAATCTCCCTTTTCTGACATAAATTTCATTGCAAATGAGCTATTGGTTTGAATGAAATTACACCAAAAAGATTTGCTTTTTGCATTAGTGATGGAACCTGACCCCCAAGAGGTTCGTTTTTTTACATATGAGCTTATTTGATTTAGATAGCATTTTTTTATCATATGGTTTTCATCTATGTTGTTGATCGGTGGCCATGGTGTTAGAGGGTTTGAGataatgaaaatatttatttatctaGTTTCATCCGGAAGGTAAATTTCACAGTAGGACCAATGTTTCCAATGGTCGAACCaccatcttcttcttcgtcttctcTAAAGGTAAAGTGTGTATATGGTAGCATGGTGAAAGATGAAGCCATTTATTCAAATTTGAAAAACAATTTGAAACTTAGCTATTGAAGCTTATTCATCCCAATGAGGCAAGAAGTGTGTTTGTTTGCTTTTATTTTTAGgagtgtatgtatgtgtgtcttTGTTTTTGGATCATTCATTGTCCAGATTCAATGATGTTCAAATTGGACACACTTTTTATATAAAATTCTTcaaaaaaacatgtataaaaacctCAATTTGTGAATATAAAAGTGCATGTAAAGTTCAAGGAGAGCTTGAATTTGTCAAATCCATCATACATTAACATGTTACCCTTCATTGTTGCAGGATACTTTTAAATTTTTGGACTTGGTGAATTTTTTATCTTTCTCTATTGCACTTAAGTTCCGTTAATTCATAGCAAACAAAAAACTTGCAATGTCTTTCATTTTATCTCCTTGTAGGTGATTTATAGTGTGTGTTTGTTGAAACTGCTATGTGTGTGTTTGAACTACAATGTTATTTAGGTGATTCTGATTTTGATAGGGATTTGATTTCTGATGCTAACTAGAGttgtgattttgattttgattaggATAAAGAGATAAACACATTTAATGTCCTTTAATTTCTGTGTTGAAGAAATAAAAATGTTGAATGTTATTTAATTTGTAGGTTGAAGATATGAACATGATGATTTTGATAGCTTTAAAGACGACAACGTTCTTTAATTTCTCATGGGGAAAGAGAGAGGGGCCCTTTGTATACTTAagaattataaaatatttaagaaaaagaaaaaaaatagaaaataaatacccAAGGGTATTAAAGTCATTTTAGTTTACTGAGGGGCCAAATTAcaacgaaactagctcaaaaaGACCACGAAGCCAAACAAGTAAAGGTTTTGACTAAACCTcagaaaaaatgcataccacatgtACCCTTTTTCCAATTTTGTCTTTCTTTTATCTTATATTTTAACAAAatctaattaaaaagaaaaagaaacgaaaaaggaaaacaaacaaTTACCCTAACCTTATTCATCATCTCTTCCCTTACGTTCCTTTCTATCATTCTTACCTGTCGACCATGTAACACCTGATATCCGATATAAAGTTAATTCCAAGTTGTTTATGTTTTCTCTTTGGGGCACGACATGTTGGAGCCTCAACATGGCGTGTCGAGAAGTTTTTGGCCGCGGAGTTTAATAAACCAACATGGCGTGTTGAGGTACCTCAACATGGCGTGTTGGCAGCTAGAAAGGaagccctaaattttagggtgttgcaccatatttaaaggccttaagttccCTTCACCAACCTCCTTACCATCCTCCTTTGTtacctaaaaccctaaatcgagtATTGAGCTTTCTTGGTGGTGTTCTTCAAGTTTTGAGTGGATTCTAGTAGATTTTTGTGCTTATTTTAAGAAGCTTTGGAGTTTGAAGGTGCCTAGCTTGGAAGGAAGGCTATAGATCCAGAATCTCAACACTTGTTGAAGTCtccttgaggtatcaagttcataccttgctTTGTGTTTGGTTAGATCTTCTCTTATGAGGTTTTATTATGATTTTGGTATACTTTCTGGATCTATGGTTGAGTTGGGTTGTTTAAGGGTTTGTTCTTTCAGATCTGCGTTGTTTTGGTatccttgagcataaaggtgcaagatttATGTGAAGAATGGTGTCATGCATGCTTCTAGTCCTCTGTTAAGTCCCTTTTTAGCATAATAGCTTCATGTAATAACCCAACTAAAGGAGGTCAAACCTATGTTTTGGGGCTATGTCAAtaaggattaagtgcttattggttaagtTGTTGAATCTCGAGCAAACACAGCGTGTTTGCAAGCCAACACGGCTTGTTGGCTAGGGATTACCCGGTTATCAGGATGTTGGATGAACACGGCGTGTCCAAGAGGTAACATGGCATGTTcagtcaacatggactattgacctttaCTTTGACTTTTTcagttgaccagggttgaccattGGGTATTCTAGATTTGAGCCTTATTGGGCCTTCTGGTGTCATTGCTGGTTTCGGCTATCGTGTGGTCTTGTATTTCTTAGGGTTTTGTTGGACCAGCTGAGAATATgtgttttggattaggaaaggttaatgggctttagggtaagacccatgtaagggtttgggcccaatttggaaaattaggccattttTAGGCTTTGAATGATTATTAGTTTTAGGGCATTTATGATTGTGATTTCAGGCCTTAGCCTTGGACCAAActaggtgaggggtaaaatggtctttttacacCATGTATGGAAATTGGATTTGCTTTGGAACCCGATTGTTAATTGGGTGCTGTTTGTTTGATATCGTGGGGATTTTAGCGGATCAGCAGTCAGAGATCTATTTGTGGGTTCATctgtcgaggtgagtctcctcactgttctataggtcgaaggcaccaatgctggcccatttGGTTTGTATATtataggaagacctgggggtacCCCTTGCCATTTTGTATGAAAGAATAGGAGGCGACTCCTGGAAAattgtatgcaagaccagagtcTGAACTTTGGCAGTTaattagttaagtagttgtagattgtatgctatttgtctttgtgatgcttgcatggaagaccaggaggtggcttctgtaACTTGTCTATAAGACCTAGGGTTTTGGACCCCGGCCTGGCAAGGAAGACTACAAGgcggctcgtggcataatggcaagactatggttggcacatagcacttTTATTGATTGATTGGATATATATGACACATATGGCTCGTTTGATatgaatggtatgtggtatttggggaacttacAAAGATTTGTGCTTAAggtttgtggtttatggttttaggtacttccagttcgaaatAGAAGGGCCCGGtttgatcgcagcgcatacacCTATGTTTTCCGCAACATGTGATTTTGGGAATGAActttgataattgttttatttgaaaTTATTTTGAATGTTTGGATAAAAGTTACATTagtgttttgattataataaaaatgaaaattttactttatgaTTTACGagatgttacaaattggtatcagagccttggtttgagggattcgggtatacTCTCCAGTGTACCCGAATTCAAACTATGGGTTTGGtgaaagtttttataaaataaacatttaagTAAAAAGGAATTCTAATTGAAGAAAGGGGtatgatgcatgcaatcagctgagctcaagtaactGCTTCCTagaataccaatacatgtttattatgatatatgatatgattatgagaattacatgctagattagggctaaggatgtgCTTAGTATTATATGATAAGAGAGATGACTCTATATGCCTGATTTAATGAGCTTTAGAATCGCATGCTAGTATGAACTTCTGATCAGTAGATAGAATGGCTTGATTAGTGTATGTCGGTTAGATTTTTCGTTGCCtgaatgttgctttctttgtgctttgtgggactcttagtgatgtgaattgactgctaagtgaatatgctaagtcacatgtggtacaagttaaataatcttagagtgatagatttgaccctattgcgcagctctcgtttgagtccaactgttctATAGTTGTGTCTTTTACTAGAATGATTATCTAATCTATGTTAcatgtgactatattcatgaggAAACTAGTTGACATTGGTGGGAGTCCTTTAGTAGCTGAgggcagggtgaggtcgggaacctaggagagcctaggatatgcttcagTGGGTTTAGCGGTGCGATTTAGTTAGTTTTAGTGCATCAAATTGAGAAGCTAACTTAGAGGATTCGTAATGactgttgaggaaagtatggataggtgtggaaggtagcattgggcccgtactactgaaagaacagaatccatactcgaatcgatgAGAGTCTTGGAGTatctaagaagcttatgggaGGAGGATTTTTGGATATGTTCTGATCATTGGCATGTCGTATTTCAGTTTGGTGATGAGCACTCAGGGATGTGGTTATGGTTCTGGTTCTGGTTCGAGTTACGGCTCAGGTGTAGGTGCAGGTACTGGTATTGAGCCGATTAGTGAGCAGATGCGGGAGTTTGTCTCATTGGAGATTTCTCGCAGTATttcggagatcttggatgagtgaTTGGGTGTGTTCTGTGCTGAGGTTATGGCTATCATTCGAGCTTGCACTCTTATTCTTTCCGGGAGTTTCGTGCTTGTGGAGCTCTTGCGTTCAATGAagagaaggaccccattgtcagTAGTAGGTGGTTAGCGGATATGGCTAATGCCTTCAGGACAAGTTGTTGCCCCGAGGAGGCGAAGGTCGGATATGCCTCCTGCCTATTGAAGGACAGGGCatgggattggtgggaagaggttggtagtgagATGGGTTATGATGTGGTTGATTCTATTTCATGGGATGAATTCTCGAGCTGAGTTTGTGCTAGTGATTGAGGTGCAAAAATTGGTGTGAGAGTTTCTggatctccgccagactactgACACTGTGGAAGAGATCACTACCAAGTTTCGAGAAAGGGCTTTATTGGTTCTGTAGtatgcagcagatgaggaaatAAACAAAGTgaggtatcatgatatgctacgagatGATATCAAGGAGTTTGTGAGTAtttcagggtgcaagaccctgaatgatataatTTCCAGAGCCCGAGAgcgggagatcgatttggagaaCCTTGGGAAGAGGGATTCAAATTAGGTGCATATAGTGAAGGgccccgggaagagacccaagatttCTGATCAGTGtttgagaggccagcagggtTGGGGTTAGTGTAGTACGTGCAGGAAACTACATGATGGAGTTTCTCGTTCCAGGGtatgggctgctacaagtgttgCAGAATTGGTCACGTCAGTAGGGATTGTCCTCAGGGGCAATCCCTTTATGTTTTCACTGTGATCAGGtaagccacaagaaggccaattatCCGATTTtgaggggaggagcagtgagTGCCTGCCcccggctactttgaggatcatcgATGGATGCGAGGGTAGGGCGGGAGCCCCAACAGAAAGGAGTCTAGCATTACAGTGTCAGACAGGGAAGTTCAGGACTCCAACAAGAGACATTGTGGGTATGTTATCCTTTGCTTTGTTTTCGGTTTCTATCAGTCTTTATGTTGTTTGGAATCTTGCATCGGTTTGGGTAAGCGTGtcttgttgggttttatgtactataacactcctatggtgcacatacaaccctaatagcttttggatctgagttttctctagttatacatacaataaaatttccaaagctTGAAaactacaactagcatacaattttggtaATTGCAACGTAAAAGTatgttagatgaatacctcttaatTGTAGCTTGTGGAAATTGGTCTTtcaagagcctagcacctcaagtgtgatgcctcaaatgtcttataacAGACCAAGAACAATAGGCggaacttgagagagaggtttgtgttggattagtgtgtaagtccataactataattggtatgtacttgacccgattggcatggtccatttgggttgcatggcatcggaacaatttggatagacttttgtgagaaaaacgataattatgatttgttaatatattataagttctaatttattaatatgaaatcatattatttaattagtattgatcaagaattaattatgtgatcaaaaggagactaattaaatatatggggattgattgtttaaatcattcattcttatttatgtgggtttatgatccatagttcttcatgttgggctaaacccacgGAGTAACCCATGgttactccatggaggttttaacctctggagcatgaagaatatggaaagacatgagttacatggtgtaaccctaatagccaccacatataaggaccccatagctcaagaaattggcactagtttgtgtacacatgagggctagccgatttgagcataggaATCTTTtcactcaagttattccaagatgttggtgatgttgtgtgaaccatttgaggtgtcatacttgaggcactaggatcttaagctccatggaatcacgatacaacaagaggtatgtaattctattagaatttatattatatgttctttATATTATGCTacttagaacaataccttggaaaatttgatatttgcatgtataatagagaaaacatagatccaaggtatttagggttgcatgtacaccttaggagtgttagaatgctcaaaaaccttcagtggtatcagagtctaggcttgttttcagttatacttgatgcaaattgctgaaaaaaacGATTTCCTGCttgtctgggcactggactcgtcgagtccatgaagaaaatcatcctactcatcgagtaggttcatacactcgacaaGTGGGAgtcccagacaacatattttcgagttttttggctggaattagactaggaatattaccctaagctgtttttgaatttgtaaacctgtttttgatgtggtaatgttcatgttaatccaatttcatagataattgtcaatagattcatgttttgtattagtttaatggttaggctaattacatgaaaaagtgtttgatttgaattatcttgttcttatgagttgatttagattaatagaaaagttatgtgataatttgttttcaatccaaattaatctaaaagttgttcataatatgtgtttttgtaacttgtcctcaagttatatgaaaggtcacatttatgattattaaaaatcataagatttccataagttatgagaaatggagagtctcatttttaaatgttttaaagtcttccataacttgtc
This window encodes:
- the LOC111882425 gene encoding auxin efflux carrier component 5, translated to MIGWEDIYKVLASMFPLYVALILGYGSVKWWHMFKPDHCDAINQLNCYFIMPLFTFDFTTRVNPYKMNFRFLGADAISKAVIIIAISLWAKLSTKGNYPWSITSFSLSTLNNTLVVGVPLIGAMYGPFGENLVIQSSILQFTVWIIILLMMYEFQSVKKSLNLAVMPNDSTTDLEGHTEEDALTTRPSLLILMKIVGLKLAKNPNAYACILGLAWALVSNRWDLKMPTIVEGSVLIMSRAGSGVAMFCMGLFMALQPKIIDCGATLTAFGMLLRFVVAPATMAVSSLIMGLRGDVLCIAIIQAALPQAIASFVFAKEYELHTNVLSTAVIFGTIVSIPMLISYYVVLDLLNK